The genome window CGAACTCGGTGTCCTCGCCGGCCTCGGCGTCCCGGTTGAACGTCGCCAGGGTGGCCTTCAGTCCGTCGGCGTCCACGCCGATCTTCCCGGCCAGTTCCTCCACGGTCTCACCCTTGACCAGGTAGTCCGCCGCGTAGAACAGCTGACGCGGGATCGGCGTGGGCTTGGCGAAGCCGATGCCGTACTTGCGCATCAGCTTCTCATCGCCCACGATCCACGCGAACACCTCACGCTCGCCGGACATGTGGTCCAGCATCTGCCGGCCGAAGTCGTGGTAGCTCAGCGCCTCGTTGCCGAAGCGCTTGCCGTGCTGGTCCACCGTGATCATGCCGGGCAGGCCGATCTGGCGCAGGTGCGGGAAGAGCCGCTGGGCGCGCGTGACCAGGTCCTTGAACACCGTCACCGGGGCCCAGGAGCCCGGAGAGGAGACGTCCGCGTTGATCCCGCCCGCCCACGGCCATCGCCATTCGGGCCGAGGAGCCGTCGTGGCCCTGGGTCGGGGTGAAGTGCTCCCCGCCGTTCGCATCGTGCGGGAAGTACTGCTTCCGCAGCTCCGCATCCCCGGAGAACCCGCCGCCGGCCAGCACCACACCGAGCCGTGCCTGCACGGTGCCGGCCCGCTTCCCGGACAGGACCGCACCGGTGACGGCGCCGTCGTCGTTGGTCACCAGCTCCTGAACCGGAGTGGAAGTCCACACCCGCACCCCGGCGTCCAGCGCGGAGGCGACCATGCGGGTCATCAGCGCCGAGCCGTTGGTGCGCTTGAGCGGCTGGCCGAACAGGGCGGTGTCCACCCAGGTGCGCAGCAGCTTCGAGGCGGTGTAGGTGAAGGCCTTCACCGACTGGTTGGCCTTGAGGATGGTGGCCATGTCCGGGCCCACCTGCGGCATGTACCCGAACACGGTGTAGGAGCTCAGGTACGGCTGCAGCTCCTTGCGCCGGGACCCGAGCATCCGGATGTCCGCATCCGAGGGCAGGATCGCGCGCCCACCGAGCTTCGCCCCGGGCAGGTCCATCTGGTAGTCCGGGGCCTTCTCCGGGTAGGAGAACACCACGGAGGTGTTGTCCTCGAAGAAGTCGATGGCCTCCGGCACGGTGTCCAGGAACCCGGCCACGCCCTCTTCGTTGTAGTAGTCGCCGGACAGCGCCTTCAGGTAGGTCTCGGCCTCGGCCCGGGTGTCCCCCGTGGCCGCGGTGCCCTGCGGGTTGCCCGGCACCCAGGACCAGCCCGCGGACAGGGCCGTGGTCCCGCCGAAGTGCTCGGACTTCTCCGCCACGATCACGTTCAGCCCGTCATGGGCGGCCCGCAGGGCGGTGGCCATCCCGGCGGCGCCGGAGCCGACCACCAGGACGTCGCACTTGTGGACGGTTTCAGTTCGCTCTGCGGCGGGGGTGTTCTCAGTCATGTGTTCTCCAGAGGTCGGAGAGGCGTTCGAGGTCGTCGCCATGGTCAGATCCGGCCGGTGCCCTTGAGGTAGGGCTCGCCGAGCTCGGCGATGGGGGTGTGGGCGGTCTCCCGGGAGGAGAAGCAGGCCACGGCGGCGATCAGGGCCACCACGCAGCCGAAGATGGCCACGGGGACCCAGCCGAACGTGCCGGCGCCGAGCAGCATGCCGCCGATCATCGGGCCGAAGCCGGCCACCATCAGGCCCAACTGGTTGCCCATGGCCATGCCGGTGTAGCGGACCGGGGCGGCGAACAGCTCGCCGAAGAAGGAGGTCCACACGCCGTTGAAGCCGGAGTACAGCACGGTCATGAACAGGAACGAGGCGGCGAACACCAGCCAGATGTTGCCGGTCCCCAGGGCCAGGAAGTACACGAAGATGCTCACGGAACAGCCGATCATGGCGGTCAGCATCAGCTGTTTGCGGCCGATCCGGTCCGAGAGCTTGCCGGCGAACGGCATGAACACCATGGACAGGCCCACGGCCACCGCGTTGACGGTGAGGATGTCCGTGCGCTCGAAGCCGCCGTGGTCCACGGCATAGGACAGCCCGAACACGGTGAAGATCGTCTGCATCACGGAGAACGCGGACATCAGCAGCACGCGGAACACGTCCCCGCCCTGGTACTTCAGCACCTCACCGGCGGGCAGCTTCTTGACCTCGCCGGCCTCGGCCACCTCCTCCTCGAAGACGGGGTCTCGTCCAGCTTGGTCCGCACGTAGAAGGCGATGGCCAGCACAAAGATGGACAGCAGGAACGGGATCCGCCAGCCCCAGCTCATCAGGTCCTCCTCCGGCAGGGCCGCGATGGGGATGAACACCACCGTGGAGAGCACCATGCCGGCCGCGTAGCCCATCATCACGAAGGAGGTGAAGAAGCCGCGGCGGCCCTCAGGGGAGTGCTCGATCGTCAGCGAGGACGCCCCCGCAGACTCGGCGCCGGCGGAGAAGCCCTGCGCCAAGCGGGCCACCACGAGCAGCACGGTGGTCCAGATGCCGATCGAGTCGAAGGTCGGCAGCACGCCGATCGCCAGCGAGGCCAGGCCCATGATCATCAGGGTCACCAGCAGCACGTTCTTGCAGCCCAGCCGGTCCCCGAAGTGGCCCATCACCAGGCCGCCGAGAGGACGGGCGATGTAGGCCACGCCGAACGTGGCGAAGGAGGCGATGGCCGCGATGGCCGGGTCGCCGCCCGGGAAGAACAGCTGCGGGAACACCAGCGCCGCGGCGGTGCCGTAGATGAAGAAGTCGTAGTACTCCATGGTGGAGCCCAGGAAGGAGGCCAGGGCAGGTGATCAACTACAACCAAGCTGCACCGCGAAATCGACTAACCCGGTCCCTCCTCTTCTGACGCGACAGGACTCCGAGTCGACTTGTAGAGGTGTTCCCAGAGGATGTCATGAGTCTTCGTAGGCAACCGCTCCGGCCATGTCGCGGCCGGCGATATACCCGAAGGTCAGGGCCGGCCCCAGATTGATGCCGCCCGCAGGATAGTGTCCTCCCATGACTGAGTTGTGGTCGTTCCCTGCTACATACAGTCCGGGGATGATGTTCCCCTCGTCATCTAGAACTCGCGCACGCCCGTCCGCTTCCAAGCCGGCGAAGGTTCCGAAGCTGCCCGGTAGCACCTTGACTGCGTAGAATGGGCCTTTCTCAATGGGTCCAAGGGATGGGTTGGGACCAACCTGCGGATCGCCTCCGTATCGGTTGAACTCAGTCTCGCCTCGGCTGAAGTCCGGGTCGATGCCCAAGCGGGCGTGTTCGTTGAACCGTCTCACGGTTTGGGTCAGTCCAGCTGGGTCGATCCCGCACTGCTCGGCGAGCTCTTCCAAGGTACGGCCCCGCTTCAGGTATCCCGAGCGCAGGTATGGAAGCAGGGGAACCGGCCAGGGCTTGGCCATGCCCAAGGGATACTTGCGAACGAACCGGGAGTCGGCAATTTGCCAGGACTCGACCGGTTCATCCTCCGGCGTAGTTTCTATCAGGGCGGAAACGTAGTCGTAGTAGCCGTTGGCCTCGTTGACGAAACGCTTGCCGTCCGCACGCACGCCGATGGAACCAGGCTTAGCTCGGTCCATGATGTGGGGGAAGACACCCGTGCGACCGTTGCGGTACGGCACCAGGGAAACAGGGCACCACGCTGCAGGCGACTTCACCTCCGTGTTGAACCGGGCCCCGACGGATTGACCCAACGAGATGCCGTCGCCATCGGCCTCGGCCGGTGCCAAAGTCCAGTGCTCGAGACCAGTGGGCGCCTTGGGAAACAGTTGCTTGCGTCGCTGGATGTCTCGCGGGAATCCACCCGTGGCCAACACCACTCCGCGGGCTGCATGGATGCGCGTTTCGCCTCCGGGTGCTTCGAGAACAGCGCCAGACACTCGTCCATCCTCATCAGTCAATAGGCGGGTCGCCCGGGTGGAGACGCGGATGTCGACTCCCAGCTCGTCGGCAGACATCAAGAGTCGACCGACGAGCGCAGTTCCGTTGACCAGCTGCATATTTCTGCGGTGGGCCACCAAGTCCCACAGATGAGGGGTAAAGCGCCGCGCGGCATGGATTAGGCCGGCGATGCTGCCCTGTGATGCGGCAAGGAACTTGGTGAGATCGGGGCCAGCCATGATGCCCATGCCGAGGAACGAAGTCTCATAGAGCTGGTGGCGCATCTTCGCTCGGACCCAGGAATGAATCTCACGTGCGTTGATGGGCTTGGGACCCACCGAGCGATGGCCGACGCCGGCACCCGGCGTCTTGCCGTAGACGTCCTTGATCTTGGCGCCGGGAGTGAACTGCAGGCTGGTCTTCTGGTCGAAGAATCCCACCATGTGTGGCACGGCCTCGAGGAAGGCCTCCACTTTCTCCTCGTGGTAGTTCGTCCCGAGACTGTGGTGGAGGTAGGTGCGGAAGAGGCTGGGGTCTTCCGTGACGCCGTCTGCGTGAGCGAGGGGGTTTCCGGGAGTCCACGCCCAGCCTCCGGACCAGGCCGTGGCACCGCCACAAACGGAAGCTCGTTCCGCCACGATGACTTTCAACCCGTGGTATGCCGCGGTCACGGCGGCTGAAAGTCCACCAGCGCCGGAGCCAACGACGAGGACATCACAGGTCAAAGTCTCGGTGGCGGCGGTCTGTGATGGTTCGGATGCAACGCTCTTCATGCAGGACTGGCCCTCTTCGGTGTGTTTATTCTTGGTACTGGGAGATGTCGGGGACGAACCGAGTGCATGAACGCCGGGGCTTTGCCGTCCGTTGTTCATGCACTCGGCCATGACTCAATGCAGTTAGTTGTTGTGAGGTCTTGGGTGGGCTCAGCGATGTTCCTGGCTGGCCCATTTGTAAGACCACAGGCCGGAGACCAAGGCCACGAGGCATAGTGCGGCAAGCAGCGCTGCGGCGGCCATCCAGCTGCCAGTACTGGCCAGCAAGGCCGTGGCGATCAATGGGATGAAGCCACCAACGGCACCGGCCAGTGCGTAGGCGAATCCGGCACCGCTGTACCGGATGCGCACATCGAACATGTCGGTGAACCAGGACTGCTGGACGCAGGTCGAGATGTTGTGCCCAAGGTTGATGAGGGCCATGAAGCCCAGAATCATCGGCAACAATTCGCCGCTGTTGAGCGCCATGAAGAATGGTGCTGCTGACAGGGCGGCCAGCAAGGGTCCGACAACGTAGAACCACTTCCGGCCGAACCTGTCTGCGAGGCTTCCCCATAGGCCCAAGAACGGGATGGCCAGAATCATGGCGACCATAGAAGCTGTCAAGACCGTCGACGTCGGGGTGTCGGTGAAGTTCTCCACATACGCCAGGGAGAAAGTGAAGCCCATGTAGAACGTGCTCTGATCCACCATGCGCATGCCGATCACGGCCAGGATCTTCTTCGGGCTGGTGCGGATAGCCTCCGCTAGGGGTGCGCGAGTTTCTTCATGATCACTTTTGGCCTCAGTGAACTCTGTCGACTCAGGCACTCCGGCGCGGATCCACAGGCCGACGAGAGCGAAGAGGATACTGATCACGAATGGGATTCGCCAGCCCCAGTCGAGGAACTGCTCTTCAGTGGTCAACGCAGTCATGAGAGAGAACGCCGCTGTGCCGAGGAGTAGTCCTACGAACGATCCGATCTGCACTCCGGTGGCGAAAAAGTTCCGCTTGTTTGCGGGCGCACTTTCCACTGCCATGAGGGCGGCGCCTCCCCATTCTCCGCCGACCGCAATACCCTGGATTGCCCGGAGTGCCACGAGCAGGATCGGAGCGCCGATCCCGATGGCGGCGTAGGTGGGGAGCAAGCCGATGGCAGTGCTGGCGATCCCCATCATGATGACGGTGATGAACAGCATGGTGCGGCGCCCGTATTTGTCCCCGAAGTGGCCGAAAATGGCCCCGCCCAGAGGCCGGAACACGAAACCAACGGCGAACGAGCCCATAGAAGCCAGAAGTCCGACAACCTCGTTGCCCGAAGGGAAGAACAGGGGGCCGAACACCACGGCCGCTGCCGTGCCGTAGAGGAAGAAGTCGTACCAATCAACGATGGCGCCGACGGTGCTGGCGAGAGCCGCACGGCGGCCAGATTTAGCATCGCTAGCGACTGGGCGTGGATTCGAGCCGACGCCATCGGGAATTACGGTGCCCGAAGCTGGTGAAGTTGACATTGCGGTTCACCGCAACCTTTCTATTGTTCGCTGCGTTTGGCCGGAGACGGGAGGAGTGATTCAATGACTACGTAGTCATTGGGTGGTGCACATCATATGGACGTGCTTCACCGGACGTCAAATGCCTTTCGAACAGGATGAGAACGATGAACAGGAATCTGGGGCTGGCACACTTGTCAGCGCTACATCTGAGCCCACCCGAACTGATCGACGCCGCAGCCGCTGCGGGTTTCACCTCTGTCGGGATACGCGTGCATCCGGCAACGCAGAATGAACGCCCGTACCCCGTGAGTGCCGGCTCTCCCATGTCGAAGAAGACCCTTGGGCGCATGGAAGCCACCGGGCTGACCGTGCGCGACGTCGAAGCGTTCACTCTTGATGGCATCAGAAGCAAAGAACAGTGGATACCGGCGTTGGAATCCGGAGCTGCGCTGGAGGCCGAGATTCTCAACGTGATCTGTGGCGATCCCGATTCAGGCCGACTCAAGGACGCGTTGTCAGCGCTGGTCGAGGATGCCAAGGCGTACAAGATTCGCCCATCGGTTGAACCGATTTCGTATCAAGCACTCGACTCCGTCACCGCGGCGGGAGCGTTGGTCGAGCAGACCGGGTGCGGAATCATGCTTGATGTCCTGCATTTTGTCCGCGCAGGCGGACGCGTTGCAGAGTTGAGAGACCTGCCGCCAAACGCGGTTGCCGTCATCCAGTTGTGTGATGGCCCGGCTTCGACTCCGAGCCTCCCGACACCGGATCTCATGCCGCTTGGGCAGGACGTGAACGGGTCGGCGAGGCAGATCGAATCACGGGCAAAGAGGCTGGCTCCGGGTCGCGGGGATTTCCCTCTGACGGAGATCTTGCGGGCCCTTCCGGACGCCCCCATCAGCGTCGAGGTTCCTGATGTCTGGTCTGCCGACGCGGAAGGCACTGACGTCCATCTACGCCGAATCTACACCGCGGCCGAAAGCCTGCTCGATTCTCTCCACATGACCGAAACGGAGCCCACATCATGAGTGAACCATCCTCAGCCACCATCCCGAACACGGCGGCACGAGACTCGCAGCAGACTCGCATCGCCAATGACCAGATCTACTGGCCGGACCGATTTCAAGGCCAGGTATTCCTCGTGACCGGCGCGGCAGGCGGACTCGGCTCGAATGCCGCAGATCGGCTCGCGCGGGAAGGCGCTCATGTCGTCTGTACAGATGTCACTGCTTCCGGCCAAGGCGACGGCGGCAGTCCAGCGGATTGCGTGGCGCTGGATGTCACGCACCGACCGGATTGGGACCGCATTGTCAAGGCTGTGCTCGACCGGTACGGCCGGCTCGACGGCGCGCTCTTCGCCCACGGAATCCAGGGGCCCGAAGTAGCGGTGACGGAAATGCCCTCGGATGGCTGGGCCAAAACCCTGGGCGTCAACCTCGATGGTTGTCTGCATGGTTTGGCGAGCGTCCTTCCGGTGCTTACCGGCCGGGGATACGGACGGGTGGCCATCCTCTCCTCCATTTCAGCGCGGGAAGGGAACCCGTACCAGGCCGCCTATTCGGCGTCCAAGGCCGGGCTCGTGGCATTGGTCAAGACGGCCGCGAAGGAAGTTGCCCCGATGGGAGTGACCGTGAATTCCATCGCCCCGTCCATGATGAAGACCAGGCTCCTCCAGGACCTCAGCCCAGAACGTAACGCCCAGCTGTTGGCGAAGGTGCCGATGGGACGGATCGGGCTGCCCGAGGAGTTCTCTGCCCTAGCTGCATGGTTGCTCTCCCAGGAAGCGAGCTACATGACTGGTCAGACTCTGGACCTCAGTGGAGGCCGCAACACCGCCTGAGGCGGCGGAGCAGTCGTCCCCCGTACTTCCAGCCGGACAGGATGTATGGCCTTGCTGGGCTGGTTCGGAAGGCCGCCGTCGATCCTTCGAATCAAACGATCGACTGCGTCTTTCGCCATGTCCGCAATCGGCTGGTGGACGGTTGTCAGATTGATGAAGCTCCAGCGGGCGGGCGGAGAATCGTCCACCCCGACGATCGACAAGTCATCCGGAACCCGTAGGCCCAATTGGGACGCTGCGTCCAAGGCGGCTAGTGCGAAGACGTCATTGACGCAGAACAATGCGGTCGGCCGGCCCTCTTGGTCCAACAATCGCCGGGCGACCCGAACGCCGTCTTCATGCGTCAAGCGAATACGCTGGAGCCAATCCTGCCGTACTGGGATATTCAAGCGCCCCATCGCTTCTCTGGCGCCATCCTCTCGGTCACGTCCGTTGGAGCGGTCCCGGAGGGTGGAGATCACCCCGATCTCCGTATGCCCCAAATCCTGCAAGTGGGAGATCGCCTGCTCTCCTGCACTGATGTCGTCGGCGAGAACCGCTTCGACATCTACGCTGACGTCGTCACGGCTGAGCAAGACGACCGGGGTCTGTCGATCGAGAACTCTGCTGAGCGCCGTGGACTTGTCCCGAGCAGACAAGAGGATCATGCCGTCCACAGTGGTTTTGCCCAACGTATCGACCGCTTGAGGGTCTGGAGAAGCGTCCGGATCTCGGATCAGGATCATCCGGTATCCATGCTGGAGCAGTCGGCTCTGCAGCGATTCCATGATGATCGGGTAAACGGCACTAGCAAGGTCAGCCACCACGATGCCTACGGCGTGCGTTCGTCGAGTGACCATCATGCGGGCCGCTTCGTTCGGGACGTAACCTAGTTCGCGAGCCGCAGACAATACTCGCTCCTTGGTCGCCAGGGCGACTGCTGGGTCGCCGCGCAAGGCACGCGAAACAGTCGACTGGGACAGACCCACAAGTTGAGCCACGTCTACGCTGGTCACCATTGGATCATCTTAAGAGATCGGGGGAAAACGCAGGTACCGCCACTGAATAGGGGGTCCAGGCTGGCTTTGTAGGCGGCCAGCTCTCTCTGCTGGGCCCGACTGAGGATCCGGGAGTCCAACAGGCGGTGGTACGGGGTTTTCGGAGTGTCGTAGACGCGCTTGCAGCGCCCGGAGGGGTCGGAGGGGTCGGAAGACCAGCCGATCGGCTTCTTCGTGGGCATGTAGAAGTTCAGCCGGTCATTGACCGACGGCCAGAGCTCGTTCAGGACCGTCAGTTCGGTCGGGGTGTCATATCGGTCAGGTTCACCGATCGGACGAACTCGCCCTTCAGGCACGGCCCGCAGTGGGCGGCGGTGTCAGCCTCAAAGAAGCCGGGCTCAGCTTCGACCTCGTCACCGGCCTTGCGGATCGTGATCGAGTTCCGTAGCAGGGCCCTGGCTACCACCGTCCACTCAGGACCCGGCGTGGCCTCTCCTGGCGTGCTCATGCCGGCCGTGCGCGGCCACATACCAGACCGCCGCCACCAGCACGAACCCGGCCAGCACCAGATACATCACCCCGAAACCGGCCGCGGTGACGAGCCCGCCCAGGGCGACGGGCCCCAGCCCCAGGCCGACGTCCGCGAACAGCAGCAGCGTGGAGACGCCCGAGCCATACTGGTGCGGCTCGACCCGGGACACCGCGATGGCCTGCGCCGCCGGCATGAGGGTCCCGTACCCCAGGCCCGTCAGCGCACCGGCCACCACCACGTGCCAGTCCCGACTGGAGACCGCCAACAGCACGAGCGCCAGCGCGAAGAACACCAGCCCGAAGGCCACCACGGGGTTGTCCCCCCGGCGATCCTGGAGCGTGCCGAGGGTCAGGCGCATGAGCAGCATCGCGACCGCGTAGGCCACGAAGAACAGCCCGGCCCCGGTGGCGAGGTCGCGCTGTTCCGCCAGCGCGTTGAGGAAGGTCATGACGCCGCCGTAGCAGAGGCCGATGACCACCATGAAGATCCCGATCGGCACCACGGCCGGGTGCACGATGGCCGACCACGAGATCCGCGGTTGCAAAGCGGCCTGTGCTTCGGGGCCGGACTCGGGGCTGGACTCGGGGCTGGACGTGGGACTGTCCGCGGGGCTGGCCGCGGGGCTCTTGAGGAAGAGCGCAAGGACCAGACCGACCACGGTCGAGCCGAACGCCACGGCGAACAGCACCGCGTAGTCGAATCCGCCGGCCACCCACAGGCCCATGGCCGGGCCGACCGCCGTGGCCAGGGTGGTGCCCAGAGCCAGGTAGCCGGTCCCCTCGCCGCGGCGGGTGGGCGGAATGGCGGCCTGCGCCAGGGCCATGACCGCTGTGCTGGCGAAGGCGTAGGTGAACCCATGCAGGATGCGCACGCCGATCAGCAGGGCCAGGGATCCGGCGGCGAAGTACAGCGCGCAGGAGACCGCCGCCAGCACGAGGGCGACGAGCATGGTGCGCCGGCGTCCGAACCGGTCCACCACGTAGCCGGTGGACAGCCGCGCGACGGTGGCCCCGATGACGAAGGCGCTGGAAGCCAGCCCACCGGCGGCGTCCGAGGCCGCGAACTCGCGGACGGCGTAGAGCGCCAACGTGGTGACGAGGAAGTAGAACGTCAGGAACTGGGAGAAGTTGACGAGCCACGCCAGGGTGAAGGTTCGGGTCAGCAGTCGGTGGTTTTGCATCATGCACATCGTACTCCTGTTTTGTATGATGCAAATGTCGGGGCAGGGCTCCTCACCCGTCGCCCCACCGTCCCGACCGTTACCTCCCCTCCCGCACCCCGCCTGTCACAGCCCACCGACGCGGCGCGACCGCCGCACCCGCAGACCCCGAAGGAGCCGCCACCATGGCCCGCAGCACCCACGACGAGCTGGCCTACGAGCAGATGCTGCTGACCCGGGCCGCACTGCAGGGAACACCGGCGAAGAACCGTGAGTGGGTGCTGGACCGCAGCGCCGCGGTCCTGATCGCCCGGCTTGAGGCCTCGGGGCCGCTGTCCGTGGGCGAGCTGGCCGAGGCCTTCGGCCTGGACGTCTCCACGGTGCACCGCCAGGTGGCCGCCGCGCTGAGGACCGGGCTGGTGGAGAGGATTCCGGACCCCGACGGCGGCCCCGCGCGCAAGCACCGCCCCACCGCCGAGGGCTCCCGCCGCTTCGGCGAAGAGATGGCCGCACGTGCAGCGTCCTTCCGCACCGTGACCGCGGATTGGACTCCGGAGGAGGTCGACACGTTCGTGGCCCTGATGCGCAGCTTCAACGAGGGCATCGAAGCCCTGCGGGGCCAGCCCTGGCCCCGCTCCTGACCACCCCACTCCTACGATGACGCGGCGGTCCACGGTGGCGCGGCGGTCAGAGACCCACGGTCAGGCGCGGGTGCGGGGCTCACTGCGGCGCTGCATGGCGCGGGCCGCGGGCTCGTGGCCCAGCCGGCGCGTGATGGCACGGGCCGCGAACTGCAGCTGCGGGATGGAGACGGCCAGGTGCTCCTCGCCCCGGGGCACGATCAGGGAGAGCGTGGCCACGGCGTGCTGGTCCTCCACGAAGATCGGCACGGAGATCCCACTGGACTCCGGCACGATGATCCCGGCCATGGAGACGTAGCCATTGCGCCGGATGTCCGCGAGGATGCCGCGCAACTGTTCCGGCTCGGTCACCGTGTCTGGGGTGAGCTTGTCCAGCCGCCGGTGCAGGAACCGCTCCTGCTCCTCCTCCGGCGCATAAGCCATGAACACGAGTCCGGCGGAGCAGCCGTGGACGGGCAGGCGGCCGGCGATCCGGGTGATGTTGATCGTGGCATCGTCCGCGGCCAGTCGCTCCAGGTACAGCACGTCCGTGCCCTCCAGCACGCCGAGCGAGACGTGGTTGCCGGTGTGGTTGAGTAGGTCCTCCATGGGCGGCAGGGCTGCCTCCCGCAAGGAGGAGGCTCGCGAGCCGCGGGAGGCCATCTCCCACATCCGGTGCCCGTGGCGCAGCCGGCCGGAGCCGTCCCGGACGAGCAGCCCCTCGACCTCCAGCTCGGCCACCAGCCGGTGCACCGTGGAGACCGGCAGCCCGACG of Citricoccus sp. K5 contains these proteins:
- a CDS encoding FAD-dependent oxidoreductase; this translates as MTENTPAAERTETVHKCDVLVVGSGAAGMATALRAAHDGLNVIVAEKSEHFGGTTALSAGWSWVPGNPQGTAATGDTRAEAETYLKALSGDYYNEEGVAGFLDTVPEAIDFFEDNTSVVFSYPEKAPDYQMDLPGAKLGGRAILPSDADIRMLGSRRKELQPYLSSYTVFGYMPQVGPDMATILKANQSVKAFTYTASKLLRTWVDTALFGQPLKRTNGSALMTRMVASALDAGVRVWTSTPVQELVTNDDGAVTGAVLSGKRAGTVQARLGVVLAGGGFSGDAELRKQYFPHDANGGEHFTPTQGHDGSSARMAMAVGGRDQRGRLLSGLLGPGDGVQGPGHARPAALPAPAPDRPARHDHGGPARQALRQRGAELPRLRPADAGPHVRRA
- a CDS encoding MFS transporter; amino-acid sequence: MAEAGEVKKLPAGEVLKYQGGDVFRVLLMSAFSVMQTIFTVFGLSYAVDHGGFERTDILTVNAVAVGLSMVFMPFAGKLSDRIGRKQLMLTAMIGCSVSIFVYFLALGTGNIWLVFAASFLFMTVLYSGFNGVWTSFFGELFAAPVRYTGMAMGNQLGLMVAGFGPMIGGMLLGAGTFGWVPVAIFGCVVALIAAVACFSSRETAHTPIAELGEPYLKGTGRI
- a CDS encoding MFS transporter, with product MEYYDFFIYGTAAALVFPQLFFPGGDPAIAAIASFATFGVAYIARPLGGLVMGHFGDRLGCKNVLLVTLMIMGLASLAIGVLPTFDSIGIWTTVLLVVARLAQGFSAGAESAGASSLTIEHSPEGRRGFFTSFVMMGYAAGMVLSTVVFIPIAALPEEDLMSWGWRIPFLLSIFVLAIAFYVRTKLDETPSSRRRWPRPARSRSCPPVRC
- a CDS encoding FAD-dependent oxidoreductase, which gives rise to MAECMNNGRQSPGVHALGSSPTSPSTKNKHTEEGQSCMKSVASEPSQTAATETLTCDVLVVGSGAGGLSAAVTAAYHGLKVIVAERASVCGGATAWSGGWAWTPGNPLAHADGVTEDPSLFRTYLHHSLGTNYHEEKVEAFLEAVPHMVGFFDQKTSLQFTPGAKIKDVYGKTPGAGVGHRSVGPKPINAREIHSWVRAKMRHQLYETSFLGMGIMAGPDLTKFLAASQGSIAGLIHAARRFTPHLWDLVAHRRNMQLVNGTALVGRLLMSADELGVDIRVSTRATRLLTDEDGRVSGAVLEAPGGETRIHAARGVVLATGGFPRDIQRRKQLFPKAPTGLEHWTLAPAEADGDGISLGQSVGARFNTEVKSPAAWCPVSLVPYRNGRTGVFPHIMDRAKPGSIGVRADGKRFVNEANGYYDYVSALIETTPEDEPVESWQIADSRFVRKYPLGMAKPWPVPLLPYLRSGYLKRGRTLEELAEQCGIDPAGLTQTVRRFNEHARLGIDPDFSRGETEFNRYGGDPQVGPNPSLGPIEKGPFYAVKVLPGSFGTFAGLEADGRARVLDDEGNIIPGLYVAGNDHNSVMGGHYPAGGINLGPALTFGYIAGRDMAGAVAYEDS
- a CDS encoding MFS transporter, yielding MSTSPASGTVIPDGVGSNPRPVASDAKSGRRAALASTVGAIVDWYDFFLYGTAAAVVFGPLFFPSGNEVVGLLASMGSFAVGFVFRPLGGAIFGHFGDKYGRRTMLFITVIMMGIASTAIGLLPTYAAIGIGAPILLVALRAIQGIAVGGEWGGAALMAVESAPANKRNFFATGVQIGSFVGLLLGTAAFSLMTALTTEEQFLDWGWRIPFVISILFALVGLWIRAGVPESTEFTEAKSDHEETRAPLAEAIRTSPKKILAVIGMRMVDQSTFYMGFTFSLAYVENFTDTPTSTVLTASMVAMILAIPFLGLWGSLADRFGRKWFYVVGPLLAALSAAPFFMALNSGELLPMILGFMALINLGHNISTCVQQSWFTDMFDVRIRYSGAGFAYALAGAVGGFIPLIATALLASTGSWMAAAALLAALCLVALVSGLWSYKWASQEHR
- a CDS encoding sugar phosphate isomerase/epimerase encodes the protein MNRNLGLAHLSALHLSPPELIDAAAAAGFTSVGIRVHPATQNERPYPVSAGSPMSKKTLGRMEATGLTVRDVEAFTLDGIRSKEQWIPALESGAALEAEILNVICGDPDSGRLKDALSALVEDAKAYKIRPSVEPISYQALDSVTAAGALVEQTGCGIMLDVLHFVRAGGRVAELRDLPPNAVAVIQLCDGPASTPSLPTPDLMPLGQDVNGSARQIESRAKRLAPGRGDFPLTEILRALPDAPISVEVPDVWSADAEGTDVHLRRIYTAAESLLDSLHMTETEPTS
- a CDS encoding SDR family NAD(P)-dependent oxidoreductase, with translation MTGAAGGLGSNAADRLAREGAHVVCTDVTASGQGDGGSPADCVALDVTHRPDWDRIVKAVLDRYGRLDGALFAHGIQGPEVAVTEMPSDGWAKTLGVNLDGCLHGLASVLPVLTGRGYGRVAILSSISAREGNPYQAAYSASKAGLVALVKTAAKEVAPMGVTVNSIAPSMMKTRLLQDLSPERNAQLLAKVPMGRIGLPEEFSALAAWLLSQEASYMTGQTLDLSGGRNTA
- a CDS encoding LacI family DNA-binding transcriptional regulator; its protein translation is MVTSVDVAQLVGLSQSTVSRALRGDPAVALATKERVLSAARELGYVPNEAARMMVTRRTHAVGIVVADLASAVYPIIMESLQSRLLQHGYRMILIRDPDASPDPQAVDTLGKTTVDGMILLSARDKSTALSRVLDRQTPVVLLSRDDVSVDVEAVLADDISAGEQAISHLQDLGHTEIGVISTLRDRSNGRDREDGAREAMGRLNIPVRQDWLQRIRLTHEDGVRVARRLLDQEGRPTALFCVNDVFALAALDAASQLGLRVPDDLSIVGVDDSPPARWSFINLTTVHQPIADMAKDAVDRLIRRIDGGLPNQPSKAIHPVRLEVRGTTAPPPQAVLRPPLRSRV
- a CDS encoding MFS transporter, with translation MMQNHRLLTRTFTLAWLVNFSQFLTFYFLVTTLALYAVREFAASDAAGGLASSAFVIGATVARLSTGYVVDRFGRRRTMLVALVLAAVSCALYFAAGSLALLIGVRILHGFTYAFASTAVMALAQAAIPPTRRGEGTGYLALGTTLATAVGPAMGLWVAGGFDYAVLFAVAFGSTVVGLVLALFLKSPAASPADSPTSSPESSPESGPEAQAALQPRISWSAIVHPAVVPIGIFMVVIGLCYGGVMTFLNALAEQRDLATGAGLFFVAYAVAMLLMRLTLGTLQDRRGDNPVVAFGLVFFALALVLLAVSSRDWHVVVAGALTGLGYGTLMPAAQAIAVSRVEPHQYGSGVSTLLLFADVGLGLGPVALGGLVTAAGFGVMYLVLAGFVLVAAVWYVAAHGRHEHARRGHAGS
- a CDS encoding MarR family winged helix-turn-helix transcriptional regulator; amino-acid sequence: MARSTHDELAYEQMLLTRAALQGTPAKNREWVLDRSAAVLIARLEASGPLSVGELAEAFGLDVSTVHRQVAAALRTGLVERIPDPDGGPARKHRPTAEGSRRFGEEMAARAASFRTVTADWTPEEVDTFVALMRSFNEGIEALRGQPWPRS